AGAATCCAGCATCTTTTTTATGAATCTATAAACAGCAATTAGTTGGATTACTTTCAGTTTTGTCACACACTAGAGACTTAAATAAATTTAGCTATATGGTGTGATGTTACATACCAGCTGATGTTCAACGGCGGGTGGTAAATCAAGATTTCCATAAACTATGGCCGGATTATACAAACTGAAAACCACTGGATAGAAAACTCGCtttcctttaagaaaataaaattattgtcATTCCCTAAGACATAAGATATTTGCAAGAGAAAAAGACCATGATGATTCATTTGGCACTTGGCAGGGAAATATATTTGGATTATATTTGGGAGTTTATGAACTTTCAAATTTGAATGAGGTTACAGACCTGGAGCTGTATTGAGACGACAGGTACTAAGAAATTCCAGTGTGAAGTAAATGTCAACATCACAGAAGAACATCAAGACATCACCACCCTTCTGCCATGAGTGAGCTCCAATGTCTAGACCACGGCCACGAGAAAACTCCTCATCCACAGGGATCAAAGTGTAGTTAGTAAAGTTTTCCTCGCTGGAAAAGATTGAATTACAATAAATTACATTGTACAAATCAAACTAAGATCTGCCAGTAATACTAAATAATAGGCCTATGATCTTTACCTACCCACCTTAACAgattacatttacaaaacacTCAAATGTAAGCATGTTTCTCACTGGTCAAGGCAAAAGAAGTACACAAAACttagaagatattttgataaatggtgGCAAGCACACAGACGGCATCCATTGACTcacatagtatttgtttttactactatagaagtcaatagGTGCACTCacctgtgtgtttaccatcatttatcaaaatatctcacAAAATCAAGAAACTCACACAAATTTAGATCAACATTCAACTTTAATTCAAAATACAATGTTTCAGATACATTTTCACAACATATTGACCGAGTTCAAACCTGGACATTTCCCGTAGAGACATCTTCACCTCCTGCAAGCCTTCCTGCCCAAAGTACACAACTGTGAGATGCACACGCTTGTCCTGCAGTATACAAACCTCCCTGCAGACAGAAAACAGTGCCAACCAATGTATACTAAAACCTTTGAACAAACCTAAATAATTCATGTAGTGTACTAAAATATGTGCTCTCAGTATTTTAGATGGGAAATTTTACAggacatttgaagagtttgcttccaaaacgcgataaatgcctttttttttttagaaatgagTAACCgcaaaaatcagtattgtatctgatcagtgttaaaaaataacaatatccgccctgttattctgtcatcttttctctcttttttctcaaaacgcaataaacgccactcctccttctctgcagaatgcaataaatccgcttaaccaatcacaaggCACCTTTCCACGACAATGGCGTCGTGTTGaatacacggaatcctagttatcctcatctactttgtacttcgtgatcaacaaacaaacaaaataatacttttgttggcattgataaacctgtggtggttttctgtgatggggaAGATACgcaagccatcaaaatctaataatttgcGCAAGAGGCACTCGGTAGACGGAAAATTGCTCGTGTTGTTGCTTGTTCATCCGACAGCATTAAGCTTCTGTCAtgttaacacattgaccccagaggatcttatgaaaaactttccattattttactcgaagccaacgaaaatcgagcaggaccaaaacattttacagctgatcgctgtgaaaaataatgccaataatgttttttttttaaatcgttgtatacaattagttaactaaatgaatataacatggcaaagatgaatgcacatttatatattgattcaatagatttattgcattttgtggataaaaataatcagtttttataataaatatttgaaaatcaaaatatgtatttttttatgttttttataacctaaagatgctatgtgaaagtttgtaacagaaaatagtggttttcactttcttggtatagaaaacacgttttgcCAGAAATTAGTCacaatggatttattgcgttttggaaccaaactcaaACTTCATTTCTTGCTGGTAGACCTTTGTGGTGATGAAGCTGTCAAAGTGTATAAATGCATACTCTTTATGGTAATATCAATAAAGATAGCAAAAATCTATATAGATGGTCATTAAAACATTGCTAAACAACAAAGTTGTTGGTGGCTTGTGACACTTGCTTGTTACTGTCACACTGCATACTTTCTGAATGAAAGGTGCGTCTCGCACTGAAACTACGACACCCTTCTTACCTGAAGTTATGCAAGAACTGAACAAAAGCCTCAGTGCGGCCTGACAGTGGCACTATGATGTTAATGACAGCGTTGGCAGTATCTACTGCTGTGCTCCTCACTTTCATCAGGGGCCCGAACGGGCGGAAAAGGGTGACGTGACGGTACTCGTGAGAACTCTCTTTTGCAAAGTAGAGCTCATACAGTGTGCCTTTGTCCCTCTCTGTTCTGTAGAGTCCTGCCAAGAATAGCAAGTACACATAAGCTGCTAGACTTACTGTGCAAAGTTTACACCatctttatatacaaacaagCAATGTTAAGTACACACAAATTTCTTACCTTCAAAAAAATGGCTTTCGGTGAACATCTGTCTATGCATAGGTATGTTTTCCTCCTGTCCGTCATCTTCCTCCGGGTTATTGATAATATCCAAACCCGCCTCGATCACCTCCACCAGCTCGTCCCTGCGGTCCTTACGCACAGGCTTCTCCTCTGGATGGCGTGTCAGGCCCATCTCAAGTTGGTAGACCTTTGCAGCAGTAAAGCTCTCGAAGGGTACGAGCGCGTACTCACTCGGCAGCCTGGCTCCCGTGTTCACCTCCGCCTTGTCGATTTGCGAGTGCAGGAACTCCAAGAGGTCACCGGGTTCATGATCTCGGCCATCAATGAGGTTCTGCTGCCCCGGGCCCTCCTTCTTTTCTTGTAGGGCCCTCAGCTTGTCGCTCATCTCCTGAAGCTCCTGTTTGAGCTGTGCAATCTGTCTTTTGAGGCTGGCTGCTCGGCTAAGGTGACGCTCCTCCTGCTCCTGCAGAAGAGCTTGATAATGATCCTTTCCATAAGGTTCCCCTCCCAGACCAGGTAGTACCTGGCTCACATCCGCAGGTGGGGTACACTCCAACAGGTAAGCGAAAAGCAGCAATATTAAGAGCAAGAATATACCCAGGAGTAGCCAGCGTGCCCGCCCCTGCAGAGGAAGCCCTCTTCTGGGCATTTCTGAGAGGCAGGGGTGCTATTAACAGCCACACTTTTGCATTCCCAACCTGTCAAGATCAAACTTTAAGGAGGGATGAGCTCTCTCACATCAATCCATTCCTACGTGAAGTGGAAAGTGAGACGGTAATAGTGTCACATGTCTCTTCTGGTTAGAGTCCTCTTACAGCATTTCAGTTTGATCAGATTCATCAGGAATGCGAGTATTTAAATGACAAACTGTCATCCTGCTTGCCcaatttctctctttttttttgttcaCGAGGGAGGCGTCAtctaaaacatacatttcaatTGAACAATTTTAAGTAAGCTTTTGATTTTTAAtcaattaaataatataaaatgataTGACTGATAAATAGCTAGATATAAAATGACAAACATAcagattaaattaattaaataaataaaaaaggaacATATTGAGAGTGGTTGCTTTTACTTTATAAGTTGACTGTTACGTGTTTGATGCAAAAAATGATCGCGCAACTATTAATTTGATGAATGAAGTAGGCTTGTTTACAAACCGGAAAAGCAGTTTTTTACTGAGTTAAAAGACATTATGTTCTTgcaaacaaatattaatattccGATAATCTGCGGTGTAAAACATCGAGGATCAAGTTACTTCTCTGAATAAATCACTTACCTTGGTAGTTGGGATCGCATACGGTTGTTGTTACCCGTTGGTTATAGACGCCACGGGGCAATGAGAGAGGAAGCACAATACAAATACATGTTATTTCCGCTTTCAGCCGCactatttcaaaataaaagtcccgcGCGCGTTCGATTAAACggaacatattttaaaataaaagcaccACATCTTTATTCATTAGGAAAATTGACagcctttatttatttattttaatttaataataataaaaaaactccAACATTAGGTTGTCTGCTATCGTGGATGGCAATATATCATCATGTTTGTAAAGAAAGCGCTTTTTACTCTTTATAAAGGCAAAGAATGAAAGTTAAATAAAGAATGAAAGTTaaataaagacacaaaaatcAAAGACATCATCTAACAGTTTTATTGATTGTAACTTAATGTTTTAACAATGTAATGAAGGATCACACACAGCTGTACGTATTGTCATTATTGTTGCACAAATAAAAAGTCTTTACAAGGAATGAAAACATAATCACAATATGACATTAAATTAAACACTTTCGTACTCTGTTTTGCCAGTATTTAAATCTTGTAGTTACTGCAGAATGAATAATTTATGcctaaaaaaatataaagtaattGACTCTGTTGTATCTTGACACATAATCCAGAAGAAACAAAGTTGTCGGTTCAAATAAACACGTCCAATCATTGGCAAACATCTACAGTACGTGATGGTAAAGAAGCTCCCTTTAATTCCTGGTTGGGACCAAGGTTTTCTTGATCTTGCATTTATAACTGTTGTTCCACGACAGAAGCAGCACAggcacttaaacatgaacaTTAAACTGTACATAGTCATGCAATGATACAACACGGCCAATCGGCCTCGTGGTAACAATTACCTATAAGCTGCTCGAAGCGTGTTTTATGCAATTCCAGCCTATTTGAAATCTATTCCACCACTCCTATGTTCTAAACACTAGGttttacagcagaaataaaaGGGAACCAACTTTATCATCATATtagatatatacagtattatataaatatacacatctTCACCCATGTCTTTTCCACCACTGACATTTGTTTGCACTCTTAACTATCAACCGGGTCCACAATTTTTGCGGGAGAATGCAAAGCCATCCAGTTTGCATAAACACTATCATTGGCATATCTTGTAAAGACAGGGTTAGTGGCATCGAGTCTGTTGAGTAGTACCGGGCTCTTCTCTGGCCAGTTCGGGTATGACATGCCTAAAAACGAAAACATATCATTTTTTCTGCTCTGAGGAAGCATTCAGTAGATTCCAGACAGTAAGGCTCTCAAACAAAACTCAGGTTGTTGAATGTTATGAAACCAATGAGTAATTGAAACAGATGAGTTAATACACCATGAATGATTTGTTTATTTGAGGAAATGGCTACATCTCAAGGAGCCAGGGACTAAATGTTTTGGGTCGCCCCCACTACAAGGTTCCCTATTCTCCCCTCTTATGACAGCTCTGGAAAagtgaaataaacatgaaatcaTTCTTTGGTCCTCATATTTTCATGAAAACACTCTGTGATGATGACATTAATTTTATGGTTCCTGTATCTTTGGttttttatgtatattattttaaaatgaaaatcagTGCTCTCCTAAAATGTGTTTGTCCACTCCCAGAAAAAAGGAGTCTATGCATA
This Misgurnus anguillicaudatus chromosome 11, ASM2758022v2, whole genome shotgun sequence DNA region includes the following protein-coding sequences:
- the csgalnact2 gene encoding chondroitin sulfate N-acetylgalactosaminyltransferase 2, translating into MPRRGLPLQGRARWLLLGIFLLLILLLFAYLLECTPPADVSQVLPGLGGEPYGKDHYQALLQEQEERHLSRAASLKRQIAQLKQELQEMSDKLRALQEKKEGPGQQNLIDGRDHEPGDLLEFLHSQIDKAEVNTGARLPSEYALVPFESFTAAKVYQLEMGLTRHPEEKPVRKDRRDELVEVIEAGLDIINNPEEDDGQEENIPMHRQMFTESHFFEGLYRTERDKGTLYELYFAKESSHEYRHVTLFRPFGPLMKVRSTAVDTANAVINIIVPLSGRTEAFVQFLHNFREVCILQDKRVHLTVVYFGQEGLQEVKMSLREMSSEENFTNYTLIPVDEEFSRGRGLDIGAHSWQKGGDVLMFFCDVDIYFTLEFLSTCRLNTAPGKRVFYPVVFSLYNPAIVYGNLDLPPAVEHQLIHKKDAGFWRDFGFGMTCQYRSDFLSIGGFDLEVKGWGVEDVHLYRKYLRSDLIVIRTPVSGLFHLWHEKQCADELTPEQYRMCIQSKAMNEASHSHLGMLVFREEIETHLRKQAYKTQTKPAE